A window of the Gemmatirosa kalamazoonensis genome harbors these coding sequences:
- a CDS encoding GAF domain-containing sensor histidine kinase, whose protein sequence is MTSPIPPVASSPIGHVLRELGVVREIARALHAADRPEELYRFALARVCPLLGAAFASVYVVEPGSELMRLAAAHDWPERFVRWLGDARVRLGAGPSGEAAAERRVIEVPDVFAEDADADWQEVSRELGIRSMVALPLVPGGAVPGARPVLGAVTFYFADPSQLTDAQRNLLRVVADQLADAAEKAALIDELRRANAALVESNAELERQYVAVLEARRVKDEFLANVSHELRTPLSAVMGYVSLLLDDLSGPLTTAQRRDLTHVQVASERLLELIDNLLELTTLKRGGLDVQAEEFDPRAPLHEALSRVTNRPPAVALRVDEPTTVLRAARTDRKKMVKVLVSLLTNAFKFTASGEVRVSVEVNDGRVTYRVQDTGIGIPPDAQQMVFDEFRQVDGSAARRYGGSGLGLALARRLARLLGGDIELQSEVGVGSTFTVEVPLEYVAPADPRLAMPTPAHGVPAFRLTRAAGAR, encoded by the coding sequence GTGACGTCTCCCATCCCCCCCGTCGCCTCGTCGCCCATCGGGCACGTGCTGCGCGAGCTCGGCGTCGTTCGCGAGATCGCGCGCGCGCTCCACGCGGCCGACCGCCCGGAGGAGCTGTACCGCTTCGCGCTCGCCCGCGTGTGCCCGCTGCTCGGCGCCGCGTTCGCGTCGGTCTATGTCGTGGAGCCGGGCTCGGAGCTCATGCGGCTCGCGGCGGCGCACGACTGGCCGGAGCGATTCGTGCGCTGGCTGGGCGACGCGCGCGTGCGGCTCGGCGCGGGCCCGAGCGGCGAGGCGGCGGCCGAGCGGCGCGTGATCGAGGTGCCCGACGTGTTCGCGGAGGACGCGGACGCGGACTGGCAGGAGGTATCGCGCGAGCTCGGGATCCGGTCGATGGTCGCGCTGCCGCTCGTGCCCGGCGGCGCGGTGCCCGGTGCGCGGCCGGTGCTCGGCGCGGTGACGTTCTACTTCGCGGATCCGAGCCAGCTCACCGACGCGCAGCGCAACCTGCTGCGCGTGGTGGCCGACCAGCTCGCGGACGCGGCGGAGAAGGCGGCGCTGATCGACGAGCTGCGGCGCGCGAACGCGGCGCTCGTGGAGAGCAACGCGGAGCTGGAGCGGCAGTACGTCGCGGTGCTCGAGGCGCGCCGGGTGAAGGACGAGTTCCTGGCGAACGTGAGCCACGAGCTGCGCACGCCGCTGTCGGCGGTGATGGGCTACGTCAGCCTACTGCTCGACGATCTCTCCGGTCCGCTCACGACGGCGCAGCGACGCGATCTCACGCACGTGCAGGTGGCGAGCGAGAGACTGCTCGAGCTGATCGACAACCTGCTGGAGCTGACGACGCTGAAGCGCGGGGGGCTCGACGTGCAGGCGGAGGAGTTCGATCCGCGCGCGCCGCTGCACGAGGCGCTGTCGCGCGTCACGAACCGGCCGCCGGCGGTGGCGCTGCGCGTGGACGAGCCGACGACGGTGCTGCGTGCCGCGCGGACCGACCGCAAGAAAATGGTGAAGGTCCTCGTTAGCTTACTGACGAACGCGTTCAAGTTCACCGCGTCGGGCGAGGTGCGCGTGTCGGTGGAGGTGAACGACGGTCGCGTGACGTACCGCGTGCAGGATACGGGCATCGGCATCCCGCCGGACGCGCAGCAGATGGTGTTCGACGAGTTTCGCCAGGTCGACGGCTCGGCGGCACGCCGCTACGGCGGCTCCGGACTCGGCCTGGCCCTCGCGCGGCGCCTCGCGCGGCTGCTCGGCGGCGACATCGAGCTGCAATCGGAGGTGGGGGTGGGCTCGACGTTCACGGTGGAGGTGCCGCTCGAGTACGTCGCGCCGGCCGACCCGCGGCTCGCGATGCCGACGCCGGCGCACGGCGTGCCGGCGTTCCGCCTAACGAGGGCCGCCGGCGCCCGCTGA
- a CDS encoding SDR family oxidoreductase, producing the protein MTASLPTALVTGASRGIGRAIALRLANSHEILAVARSTTELDTLASEIDARGGRCRPIALDVTDGDAVARTLGGQAVDVLVNNAGVGALKPFLELAPEEWRRMVDVNLNALYHVTRAVLPGMVERGRGDVVNIGSIAGRSAFVGGSCYAATKWAVMAFTESLMLEVRDAGVRVSVVMPGSVATHFGSGQAKDWNLLPEDVAESVAHIVAAPPEVLIHRLEVRALSPKRPRRR; encoded by the coding sequence ATGACCGCTTCCCTTCCCACTGCCCTCGTGACCGGCGCGAGCCGCGGCATCGGCCGCGCGATCGCGCTGCGCCTCGCGAACAGTCACGAGATCCTCGCCGTCGCGCGCTCGACGACGGAGCTGGACACGCTCGCGTCGGAGATCGATGCGCGCGGCGGACGCTGTCGGCCGATCGCGCTCGACGTCACCGACGGCGACGCGGTGGCGCGGACGCTCGGCGGCCAGGCGGTCGACGTGCTGGTGAACAACGCCGGCGTCGGGGCGCTGAAGCCGTTCCTCGAGCTCGCGCCCGAGGAATGGCGCAGGATGGTCGACGTGAACCTCAACGCGCTGTACCACGTCACGCGCGCCGTGCTCCCGGGCATGGTGGAGCGCGGGCGCGGGGACGTCGTCAACATCGGATCGATCGCGGGGCGCTCCGCGTTCGTGGGTGGGAGCTGCTACGCGGCGACGAAGTGGGCGGTGATGGCGTTCACCGAATCGCTCATGCTCGAGGTGCGCGACGCCGGCGTGCGCGTGTCGGTGGTGATGCCGGGCTCCGTGGCGACGCACTTCGGCTCGGGCCAGGCGAAGGACTGGAACCTCCTGCCGGAGGACGTGGCCGAGTCGGTGGCGCACATCGTGGCGGCCCCGCCGGAGGTGCTGATCCACCGGCTGGAGGTGCGCGCGCTCTCGCCGAAGCGGCCCCGGCGCCGCTAG
- a CDS encoding histone deacetylase family protein, giving the protein MSHADCGRHDTGWDHPEHVGRLRGVTRALATAPDLFQRVLHVEGRHATEDDLALAHDAGYARGVRALAAHGGGRLDADTVVSEGSWDAATAGAGSVLDAVDLVLGGRARRAFAAVRPPGHHALRASGMGFCLFGNVAIAAHHARARRGLDRVLILDWDVHHGNGTQALVEQEPAIRFVSMHQWPWYPGTGAAEDRGPHGTVWNVPMPAGLPAARYVDAFERAVDAATAGWEPELVLVSAGFDSLAGDPLGGFTLEMEHVDTLTRSVVARAEAWCGGRVASALEGGYAPPRLGEACVTHMRALADGTGA; this is encoded by the coding sequence GTGTCGCACGCCGACTGCGGGCGACACGACACGGGGTGGGATCATCCCGAGCACGTGGGGCGCCTGCGCGGCGTGACGCGCGCGCTGGCGACGGCGCCCGACCTGTTCCAGCGCGTGCTGCACGTCGAGGGGCGGCACGCGACGGAGGACGATCTCGCGCTCGCGCACGACGCCGGCTACGCGCGCGGCGTGCGCGCGCTCGCCGCGCACGGTGGCGGCCGGCTCGACGCGGACACCGTCGTGAGCGAGGGCTCGTGGGACGCGGCGACGGCGGGCGCCGGCTCGGTGCTCGACGCGGTGGACCTCGTGTTAGGCGGCCGGGCGCGCCGCGCGTTCGCCGCGGTGCGGCCGCCGGGACACCACGCGCTGCGCGCGTCGGGCATGGGCTTCTGCCTGTTCGGCAACGTGGCGATCGCGGCCCACCACGCGCGCGCGCGCCGCGGGCTCGATCGGGTGCTGATCCTCGACTGGGACGTGCACCACGGCAACGGTACGCAGGCGCTCGTGGAGCAGGAGCCGGCGATCCGGTTCGTGTCGATGCACCAGTGGCCGTGGTATCCCGGCACCGGCGCGGCGGAGGACCGCGGGCCGCACGGCACCGTGTGGAACGTGCCGATGCCGGCGGGGCTTCCCGCGGCGCGCTACGTCGACGCGTTCGAGCGCGCGGTCGACGCGGCGACGGCGGGGTGGGAGCCGGAGCTCGTGCTCGTGTCGGCGGGGTTCGACTCGCTGGCCGGCGATCCGTTAGGCGGCTTCACGCTGGAGATGGAGCACGTCGACACGCTCACACGCTCGGTGGTGGCGCGCGCGGAGGCATGGTGCGGCGGGCGCGTGGCGAGCGCGCTCGAGGGCGGCTACGCGCCGCCGCGGCTCGGCGAGGCATGCGTGACGCACATGCGGGCGTTGGCCGATGGCACCGGTGCCTAA